Within Micromonas commoda chromosome 9, complete sequence, the genomic segment cccctcgcaTCGCTTTTCCTCGCGTACAACGCGCCGAAACCCGACGGGTCGACTCGAGCCGGAAAGGCGTGGCGCGGGGGTTTGCGCGAGTGGCTCAAGGTTGTCAAGGACGGCCTCTCGGGCGGCAAGGCTGTGCGTGCGATGGCCGGCACGGGAGACGGCGTGCGGGCCATCCTCGAGCggtgcgtcggcgcggatgagccggacctcgcgacgctcgcggtgcgGTGCCTCGGCCAGTGGCGCCTGCCGCACTTGACCCCGGACATCGCCGACCGACTCGCCAGGGTGACCGATCCGAACACGATGAAGGACGAGTTGATCGCGTTGCGCGTCGAACCGGGGGAGAGCGAGGATCAGCgggccgtcgtcgacccggAAAACAgacccgcgttcgccgcgttggtCGTGCGATGTTTGCTGCCGCGGCTGAAGCGACGAACGGGGAGGTTCGCgcctcaccgcgtcgcggcgttgcgTTGGATCAGTCGACTGGACCCGCCGGAGATTGTGCCGCTGATTCACTCGGTCATCTCCCCGATGGAGCCGCGTCACGGtcgcgtggacggcgccgtcgttccgACGATTGGAACCCCgtggctcgacgcgctggtcGTGACGGCGAGCGGACACGGCGGGGAggagatggcgacgacgtggctCGGAatggcgagggaggcgaaggTTGCCGGGCTGGTCGGGTCGGGGAGTAAGGTTCCCTCCGGTtttcttcgcgccgcgggtgactTGTTGAAGGTGATGGCGGAACACACGAAGGCTTACCTGCACCCGCTGCTGGCCATGACGGTGGagatgctcgccgcgagctcggatATTTGCgaatccgccgcgagggcgcgcgaggcgaggctgAACGAACCCGACcccgcggtcgacgacgacgacgtcgacgaggatgacgacgtcaacggcgaggacgaggaggacgcgaacGATGCGCGAAgagcgctcgcgcccgggcaGGCGCacagggacgcgagggaggttcggtcgctcgccgtccgcTTCCTCGGCGCTCTCTTCCAGCGCCACCCGGATTTCGACTATTCGCCCTATTGGGACGCGATGCTGTCCGCGGTGAAACCCATGGCGGAACGAATGGCTGCCGaatccgcggcgtcgcatcCCCCACCCGCGCtctccatcgtcgccgcgctcgccgaggacgacgacctcgcgccgctgctcgaacgcgccgacgcgatttCTCTCCTCCCGCAGCTGTGGCGCGCCCTGGGAGCACCCTTCGCGTCCCCCGCcacgcgagccgccgccctctccaCCGCCGAATCCCTcatcgaacgcgcggaggaggccaagtTTAAGGCGCACGGCACGCACgatggagacggcgacgggaaaggaggaggagaagcggTCGAACGCGAACACGTCGCGTCACGTCTCCTTCGCGCGCACGCCCCTTCGCTGCTTGACGCGCTCCAGGctgcgctcgccgctcgagccgccaggggtcgacgcgcgcaaACCCCGGGGTcgaagatcgccgccgcgacggagaaggGCGCCGCTCGCAACGCGGGCGTCTCCGCCGGGGCGTCCGGCAGGGAACTCGCCGTGCTGAAACGCCTCGGGCCGCTTctcggccgcgcggcggcgtctgcggCCATCGCGGATACGCTCGTGCCGGTGCTCGCCCTGAAACGGCTGGAcgaatccgccgccgcggaggtgctcggcgcgctcgccgcggtgatccCCCCGAGGAGCGACGAGATGTCgcgggaggacgcgacggcggcgacggcggcggcggcgcggcatCGCTCCGCTCTCGCGCCCCTCTTTGGCCGATTGCGGTCGAGGACGGCTCGTCGGGCGCTGTGCAACGCGtggagcgccgtcgccgtgcacgacgaggcggcggacgcgtgcgcggggatACTCCAAGGGTtccacgcggacgcgagggactcgatcgacggcgtcgactaCGACGCGAGGCTTGGCGCATACGACGAGTGCACCGCGGAGTGGTTCTTCGGAGTGCCTTCCGCGTCGGTTGTTCCGGTGCTGAATCACGTGATTCACGAGTTGCGGGGACAGGATATGGCGCTGAgacacgcggcggcggcggcgctggggaggttcctcgacgcggcggttcgatcgggcgggacgggcgaCGCACCCATGAaggtcgtcgacgatgacgatgatgatgatgatgatgatgtcgacgacgacgacgacgacgccgatgaggctgaagaggcggcgggcgaggatgacgaggacgcggcggcgggcggcgacgacggcgatgactTCGATCCGGTCGCGGGCATGTctaccgcggcggagcgcgccgcggcggccgcgagggcgtccgaggcgtcgctcgccggcgccgtcgccggcgtatTGGCGCCGGGCATCCGCGGTTTGCTCCGATCTcccgaggcgacgacgaggcagGAGGCGATAGCCGCGTTCAGGCGCCTCGCGCTGTCTtggccgtccgcggcgcccggcgcggcgaagctcgcggacgacgcggacaaTGGCGACCAAGACTTCTTCGCAAACATGGGCCACCTGCAGGCGCACCGGCGGTGCCGGGCGCTGCGAAAGATGGCCAAGGCTTGCGAGGATGGGACGATTCCGTTTGCGACGATTAACGGGTATCTCGCGCCgctggcggtggcgtccttgggcgacggcggcgccgacgtggcgtctaccgcggccgccgcgatcgggtcgctcgcgtcggcgctcccGTGGGCGTCCTACCGCGACCTTCTGCTGTGGATGCTGCGCAAGGCTGGCGGcaaccgcgcggcgaggcgggggtTCAACGTCGAGGGCAGCAAGGCGCTTCacatccgcgccgcggcgacggtgctcGAGAGCTTCCACGAGTTTGAagacgaggcggagggcgaggaggccaCGAACGTGGTGTGTAAGCCCATccaccccgccgtcgtcgccacgctTCGCGCCGATATCCTCCCCCACCTGGAGAAActcaccgtcgtcgaggacaaGGAGGGTAAGGGTGGCACGGTtcggcccgccgcctccgccgccgtcgtctcgtTGCTGAGACTCCTCCCGGAGCaggacctcgacgcggacatcgGCCGCGTGCTGGGCAAGATCGCCAACTGtctccgctcgcgcgcgcagggcgtgagggacagcgcgcgcgccgcgctggccgccgccgccaaaggCCTCGGGTGCAGAACCCTACCCCAAGTCGTCCAACTCCTTTCCAACCGGTTGGACCGAGGTTTCATGACGCACGTGTTGGGCGCGACGCTGTTCTCGCTGGTGGACGCCTGCGTGCACGGCGCGGCAccggacgacgtggagacggcgctggacgagatcgttcccctcctcgacgccgacatcTTCGGCagagccgccgaggagcgaaACGTAGACGCCATTCGCGGCGCGTACCAGGAGGCGAAGCGGTGCCGATCGCACGAGGTTCTCACGATCTTAGCGGCGAACGCCCCGTGCCCGCGGTCGCTTCCCGCGCTGCtgtcgccggtgacgcgcaggctgcacgcggcggacgcgccgagcctGAAGCGCCAGCTCGAGGCGTGCCTGACCTCGGTGCAGAAGGGTTTGCTGAATAACCCGCACGCGAGCCCTGAGGAGACGTTGGTGCTTGTGCACTCGGTCGTGAACGACGGTATCAGTCAGGAGGAGCGACAGGCGGAGTACGACGAGGCCGTGGCGCAGGGTCACCTGGAAGTCGACACGTACACGCTCGGCATGAAGCAAAGGGGCGAGAAAGAGATGGGTAACAGGGTCTGGGAGAACGGATGGTAAGTGGAGCGCCCACCTCGGCGATCGGTTTTTCTTCTCGCGGGGTTTTCTTCGTCTCGTTCGCAGGGCTCAGCAATTTCTCCGTACTCGTCGCGTGACCGATACGCGAATGATGTCCCGTTTCACGCTGAGTAGATCAACGCCCCCTGGGGCTCCCGCGCGCTTCATTTGGACCGATGGTGGTCGTCATGAGCGCGGGACGCGCCTCGACGGGGGTCACATTTACAACCGTTCACACGCATCGTACGAGATTCCATCCAACGATGAAACCCAATCGCTCACGCACCGCCATCTCCCCACACGAACGCAGGTACCTCATCAAGCTCCCTGCCGCCGGGTCCGACAAGTATCTAAAGGAAGACAAGGGACCGGAGGCCGGCGACAGGTACAAGAAGGCGAAATACGGCGgagactccgacgacgatgccccGCCGGAGGAGGAATCAGCCGGCGGCAAATCGAAGAAGAaggtcggcgtcgcggccgtcaTCGCCCACGCTaggagcgacgaggaggttcCTCCGAACTTCGATCTGTTGGTCACGTTCGCGCTCGGActgctccgcgcgctgcttCGCAAGATGTCCGGCGagaagggcgtcggcggcggcggcgcggcgttgggTGAGAGGCGAGAAGCGATTCTCGAGGGCGTTGTCCCTCtcgcggttcgcgcgctgTCGTCGAAGCGCTCGTCcatcccgccgctcgcggtgcgcTGCCTCGCGCAGCTGTCCACCATGAaactcgccgcgttcgactcGTCGACGGGAGCGTTGGCTCGTCGTATCATGGCTCTTTTGCGCGAATGCAATTCGCCCAACCAGCAACTGGCGCAGGATTGCCTCAAGCTCCTCAACAACCTGTTGAAGCGCCACGCGGCGTTTACGCCCACGGATGCTCAGTTCAGGTTCATCATCACCTTCGCTTTCGGAGATTTAGAGGGGGACCACAGGGAGGAACAACGATCGACAACCTTTTCGCTgatgcgcgcggtgctcgcgaggAGGCCGCTTCTTCCCGAGGTGTACGACTGCATGAAGACGGTTTCCAGTTTAGTCGTCAGAGCCAACGCCAAGGATGTCCGCGAGCTGTGCGCGCAGGCGTTGGTACAGTTCCTGTTGGACTATCCGCTCGGCGAGAGGAGACTTCAGCAGcacctcgaggcgctcgccgccaacctGGAGTATCAGCACGCCTCCGGGAGACTGAGCGCCATGAACTGCCTCAGGGACGTCGTCTCGAGATTTCCCGCGGAGGCTGTCGAGGCGCAGGCCACGTTCCTCTTCGTCCCCATGGTCGCGAGactgggcgcggacgaggacgccaactgcaggcgcgccgcgggcgaggcgctcacggcgctgctcaagcgcgtcgccggcacgagcgcgggtcgtaagctcctcgccctcgccgtcggctggtgcgcgaggagctcttACTCGACCGTttcgtccaccaccgccgcgacggctgACCCGCGGTTGCGACGAGCCGCGATGCAGACGCTCGGactcgccgtcaccgccgcgccgagggaagcggcgcgcgcggtggcgacggcgcgaccccacgtcgcgtccgcgctgcaCGAGCACGACCCGgagaacggcggcgacgaggacgacgacgacgacaccgtTCGCGGTTGGCAGACGGCGTATTACGCGTTGCTCCTCGTGGAAAAAACGGCTGCGAGATGCCCGGAGGCTCTGACGTCCGTAACGCCCGTAACgccagacgacgacgacgaccgggtcgcgtccgacgccgtGACCGGCCCCGCCGGTCGGTtcgacgccccggacgcCGTCTGGTCgggcgcgcaggcgctgcTGCTGCACCGGCACCAGTGGGTGCAACACGCGGCGTCTCGAGTCGTCGGGCACaggctcgcgacggagggccgcgcgatggcgtcggcgctcgcggcgggtaAGGCGGAGGACGGGCCGCTGCGGctggagcgcgtcgcgcgttcgtgCGTCGCGGTGCTGGAACagggcaccggcgccggcgccgtcgagttGGACGCCGGGCTCGCGGAACAGACGGTGAAGAACCTGACGttcgccaccgtcgtccTCTTGCAAACAGCCGCCGCATCGGAGTACGAATCGGAAGACGGATCGGAAGACGGATcggaagacgacgacgacgacgcggagaaggtgccgagcgacgcgaagggcgagaaggaggacgcgAATGGCGAGAAGGATGACGCGAGTCAACGGCCGCCGTACCCGTGGCTGTTCCGAAGGATGGGCAAGgttggcgcgggcggcgtgggcgcggcgagagcggctTCGCTCCGGtggtgcgccgccgtcgccgcgtcgctcggcgccgaaggTTTCAAGGCGAAgcccgcgtgcgcggcgcccctgCTCCTTCCCGCGGTGCTgtgcgcggacgacgcggtcgtggGCGTGGCGGAGGAGCACAGGGAACTGGCGCGGGAGGCGTTGGAGGTGATGCGTTCTAACCTTCCCGCGGGTGCGTTTGGCGTCGCGTACGCCACTGTTCAAAAGCGCATAGCGGGACGGCGGGAGCGGAGACGGAAGATGAAGGCGTTGGAGGCTGTGACGGAcccggagaaggcggcgcgggcgaggctggccaaggcggagaagagaaccgcggcgaggaaacGTAAGATTCAGGAGTACCGCGCGGGCAAGGGTTCTTCTCAGAGCACGAagaagcgcgcgcgagaggtgTGACACGAGGCGTAAACTCTTTTCATGGCTCCGTGCATAACAAAGACTTAAAAAAAGACTATGCacacgcggcgctcctctcgTATCTTCGCGGTATGATACACAATGCCCGTTCATTGATgatcgcacgcgtcgcgtcaGCGCCGGGCCCTTGAACCCATT encodes:
- the UTP20 gene encoding predicted protein (snoRNA-binding nucleolar protein, putative) — its product is MPPKAGGKKKSKAAKSVTNKRRRGFIDPDLKVSKKQQKKDDAKFVKAKFGNFFDGREEDRKNRRAAAADAGDGSDSDGSYVSSDDEDARNALGRKPPKVRKRHFKTFAERVGEVDVDVHRTSGELRTAPLDGSSNFTHETLLKWAELNCGADFGDYSREVMQLCQSLPQLVLHQDAVLDALLRRLTMGARHSLEALLACLSALARDLRGDFLKRLGDVTGALSRLLMDGAEREPELLEHVFACLARVLKWLQRQLAADLPLALRHTRSLRRHRSRHVRQFAAQAAAFLLRAAPDAAVEDGVRAILAEATSEDTTVTVEAGASADGDGEEDGDGEEDGEGKIPRSVVDARPRRFEERTRAATKKEMLNNSDAAGALLAEAMKGAAHGLHSRAPRLLARILRPPKLAPTVGAGDETDGTKPLATSSSDERLARAYTVAEGAVDSLAKHTRRGKCGVMWEHVLRAARHACADAGGEKRGGEEYEEEEEDDESDSDKEHGEDGEDDAEEATERAARSLGVVAAAVEVYNGARVEDYEPVFDLIRRSAMPALKTAANAGDDAAASLLASRTHRLCLACVDAHDKVAGASRGPDSIARAAGDWGVALARAPPGDSYAFVSSLRSRAVDGSPAAAAALSALLPAAAPTIARLLDLGWSASGDGSSKDDSKDSSRVVDADAAAALLGDVCDVLSRLDGGEGEIVLRAAPAAAAKIAARCESSNKRGGSESGQTPARRRWALLRALPHCAARDGVRRATADAIAWALGAMGADAVDGLPAADAGYAAASSSGDAAAVLAAAMAARAAAGPEPRSENVDVRIAARVGDLEGEYPAALVAAADLLAGASDPSAIGSFGEAVTRHSRRLKSPSRHQRVGALRYLCAVADASGECDAADARAAGANDTPRSLAECLHRWLKVNEVDVHDVTGGPNVMEFAKTAQVSIAAMRRAVEQEVLGPDAAEALSTCALGALHIRLATVWPETHKLFGALTERKEFEPAWTALFEDLKSYQTRCLDAHDAAAINAAAHGRKKGEWHDDRPGAARLAGASDEAAEALQRRMERETFPTEAGTERWQRLGLLLRSVASSPAAASRHPAPLASLFLAYNAPKPDGSTRAGKAWRGGLREWLKVVKDGLSGGKAVRAMAGTGDGVRAILERCVGADEPDLATLAVRCLGQWRLPHLTPDIADRLARVTDPNTMKDELIALRVEPGESEDQRAVVDPENRPAFAALVVRCLLPRLKRRTGRFAPHRVAALRWISRLDPPEIVPLIHSVISPMEPRHGRVDGAVVPTIGTPWLDALVVTASGHGGEEMATTWLGMAREAKVAGLVGSGSKVPSGFLRAAGDLLKVMAEHTKAYLHPLLAMTVEMLAASSDICESAARAREARLNEPDPAVDDDDVDEDDDVNGEDEEDANDARRALAPGQAHRDAREVRSLAVRFLGALFQRHPDFDYSPYWDAMLSAVKPMAERMAAESAASHPPPALSIVAALAEDDDLAPLLERADAISLLPQLWRALGAPFASPATRAAALSTAESLIERAEEAKFKAHGTHDGDGDGKGGGEAVEREHVASRLLRAHAPSLLDALQAALAARAARGRRAQTPGSKIAAATEKGAARNAGVSAGASGRELAVLKRLGPLLGRAAASAAIADTLVPVLALKRLDESAAAEVLGALAAVIPPRSDEMSREDATAATAAAARHRSALAPLFGRLRSRTARRALCNAWSAVAVHDEAADACAGILQGFHADARDSIDGVDYDARLGAYDECTAEWFFGVPSASVVPVLNHVIHELRGQDMALRHAAAAALGRFLDAAVRSGGTGDAPMKVVDDDDDDDDDDVDDDDDDADEAEEAAGEDDEDAAAGGDDGDDFDPVAGMSTAAERAAAAARASEASLAGAVAGVLAPGIRGLLRSPEATTRQEAIAAFRRLALSWPSAAPGAAKLADDADNGDQDFFANMGHLQAHRRCRALRKMAKACEDGTIPFATINGYLAPLAVASLGDGGADVASTAAAAIGSLASALPWASYRDLLLWMLRKAGGNRAARRGFNVEGSKALHIRAAATVLESFHEFEDEAEGEEATNVVCKPIHPAVVATLRADILPHLEKLTVVEDKEGKGGTVRPAASAAVVSLLRLLPEQDLDADIGRVLGKIANCLRSRAQGVRDSARAALAAAAKGLGCRTLPQVVQLLSNRLDRGFMTHVLGATLFSLVDACVHGAAPDDVETALDEIVPLLDADIFGRAAEERNVDAIRGAYQEAKRCRSHEVLTILAANAPCPRSLPALLSPVTRRLHAADAPSLKRQLEACLTSVQKGLLNNPHASPEETLVLVHSVVNDGISQEERQAEYDEAVAQGHLEVDTYTLGMKQRGEKEMGNRVWENGWYLIKLPAAGSDKYLKEDKGPEAGDRYKKAKYGGDSDDDAPPEEESAGGKSKKKVGVAAVIAHARSDEEVPPNFDLLVTFALGLLRALLRKMSGEKGVGGGGAALGERREAILEGVVPLAVRALSSKRSSIPPLAVRCLAQLSTMKLAAFDSSTGALARRIMALLRECNSPNQQLAQDCLKLLNNLLKRHAAFTPTDAQFRFIITFAFGDLEGDHREEQRSTTFSLMRAVLARRPLLPEVYDCMKTVSSLVVRANAKDVRELCAQALVQFLLDYPLGERRLQQHLEALAANLEYQHASGRLSAMNCLRDVVSRFPAEAVEAQATFLFVPMVARLGADEDANCRRAAGEALTALLKRVAGTSAGRKLLALAVGWCARSSYSTVSSTTAATADPRLRRAAMQTLGLAVTAAPREAARAVATARPHVASALHEHDPENGGDEDDDDDTVRGWQTAYYALLLVEKTAARCPEALTSVTPVTPDDDDDRVASDAVTGPAGRFDAPDAVWSGAQALLLHRHQWVQHAASRVVGHRLATEGRAMASALAAGKAEDGPLRLERVARSCVAVLEQGTGAGAVELDAGLAEQTVKNLTFATVVLLQTAAASEYESEDGSEDGSEDDDDDAEKVPSDAKGEKEDANGEKDDASQRPPYPWLFRRMGKVGAGGVGAARAASLRWCAAVAASLGAEGFKAKPACAAPLLLPAVLCADDAVVGVAEEHRELAREALEVMRSNLPAGAFGVAYATVQKRIAGRRERRRKMKALEAVTDPEKAARARLAKAEKRTAARKRKIQEYRAGKGSSQSTKKRAREV